One Algibacter sp. L3A6 genomic region harbors:
- a CDS encoding DUF423 domain-containing protein has translation MNRTILLTAAILGVTSIILGAFGAHGLKALISPESVQTFETGVRYQMYHALFLLFVGSTTYISVKSKTKIFYLVVVGVLFFSGSIYGLSTNVLTGFDFKTIGVITPVGGLLLIVAWVLVFIDFLKKQN, from the coding sequence ATGAACAGAACTATTTTATTAACAGCTGCTATTTTAGGTGTTACAAGTATTATTTTAGGGGCTTTTGGGGCGCATGGTTTAAAGGCTTTAATTTCTCCAGAATCTGTACAAACTTTTGAAACGGGTGTGCGTTACCAAATGTATCATGCTTTGTTTCTTTTATTTGTTGGAAGCACAACTTATATTTCTGTAAAATCTAAAACTAAAATATTCTATTTAGTAGTGGTTGGGGTGCTCTTCTTTTCGGGGTCTATTTATGGTTTGTCAACCAATGTGTTAACTGGTTTCGATTTTAAAACCATTGGTGTAATTACACCTGTTGGTGGACTACTTTTAATAGTGGCTTGGGTGCTTGTGTTTATTGATTTCTTAAAAAAACAAAACTAA
- the pckA gene encoding phosphoenolpyruvate carboxykinase (ATP), whose translation MSNYAQFTKTFELETYGIKNAKVHYQLSPEELHDIAIENGQAVEASSGALAVNTGEFTGRSPKDRFIVKDDITKDRIWWGDVNIPFDTDKFDKLYDKVVDYLSGKTLFVRDSYACADENYKLNIRVINEFPWSNQFAYNMFLRPTEAELENFTPEWTIVNAPSFMAVPDEDGTRQHNFAILNFTKKIALIGGTGYTGEIKKGIFSALNFILPVFKNTLPMHCSANVGKDGDTAIFFGLSGTGKTTLSTDPNRSLIGDDEHGWTEENSVFNFEGGCYAKVINLDKDHEPEIFAAIKKGAILENVILDKNGHVNFADTSITQNTRVSYPIDHIENIRKPSIGKNPKNIFFLTADAFGVLPPISKLTPSQAAYHFISGYTAKVAGTEAGVVEPTPSFSACFGAPFMPLHPSKYAEMLSKKMIDANVNVWLVNTGWTGGPYGVGTRMKLKYTRAMINAVLNGDLGLYSYDKYHIHSVFGVAQPRECPGVPTKVLSPRATWNDDDAYYKTAFKLTNAFRENFKKFEAHCSEEIRRGGPQRYAF comes from the coding sequence ATGAGTAATTACGCACAATTTACGAAAACGTTTGAGTTAGAAACTTATGGCATAAAAAACGCCAAAGTTCATTATCAATTATCACCAGAAGAGTTACATGATATTGCTATTGAAAATGGACAAGCTGTAGAGGCTTCTTCAGGTGCTTTAGCAGTTAATACAGGAGAATTTACGGGGCGTTCTCCAAAAGATCGGTTTATCGTAAAAGATGATATTACAAAAGATAGAATATGGTGGGGCGATGTCAATATCCCCTTCGATACAGATAAGTTTGATAAACTATATGATAAGGTTGTAGATTACCTTTCGGGGAAAACACTTTTTGTTCGTGATAGTTATGCTTGCGCAGATGAAAATTATAAATTGAATATTAGAGTTATCAATGAGTTTCCTTGGAGCAATCAATTTGCTTATAATATGTTTTTACGCCCAACTGAAGCTGAGTTGGAAAACTTTACTCCAGAATGGACCATTGTAAACGCACCAAGTTTTATGGCAGTTCCGGATGAAGACGGCACGCGACAACATAATTTTGCTATTTTAAATTTCACTAAAAAAATTGCCTTAATTGGTGGTACCGGTTATACTGGGGAAATTAAGAAAGGTATATTTTCTGCGTTAAATTTCATTTTACCGGTGTTTAAAAATACGTTACCAATGCACTGTAGTGCCAATGTTGGTAAAGATGGGGATACGGCTATTTTCTTTGGACTTTCCGGAACTGGGAAAACAACGCTTTCTACAGACCCAAATAGAAGTTTAATTGGAGATGATGAGCATGGTTGGACCGAAGAAAACTCGGTATTTAATTTTGAAGGTGGTTGTTATGCTAAAGTTATCAATTTAGATAAGGATCATGAGCCTGAGATTTTCGCTGCTATTAAAAAAGGAGCGATTTTAGAAAATGTTATTTTAGATAAAAACGGACATGTTAATTTTGCCGATACATCGATAACTCAAAATACACGAGTAAGTTACCCAATAGATCACATTGAAAATATTAGAAAACCATCTATAGGAAAGAACCCGAAAAATATTTTCTTTTTAACGGCTGATGCTTTTGGAGTTTTGCCTCCTATTTCTAAGTTAACGCCAAGTCAGGCTGCTTATCACTTTATTTCTGGATATACGGCTAAAGTTGCCGGTACAGAAGCGGGTGTTGTAGAGCCTACACCATCATTTTCTGCTTGTTTTGGAGCGCCATTTATGCCTTTGCATCCTTCGAAATATGCCGAAATGTTAAGTAAAAAAATGATTGATGCTAATGTAAATGTTTGGTTAGTAAACACGGGCTGGACTGGCGGTCCTTATGGGGTGGGAACCCGTATGAAACTTAAATACACACGCGCTATGATTAATGCGGTTTTAAATGGAGATTTAGGACTGTATTCTTACGATAAATACCATATTCACTCGGTATTTGGTGTGGCACAACCAAGAGAGTGTCCTGGAGTACCAACTAAGGTTTTAAGTCCGAGAGCAACTTGGAATGATGATGATGCATATTATAAAACAGCTTTTAAACTTACCAATGCGTTTCGTGAAAACTTTAAAAAATTTGAAGCACATTGTAGTGAAGAAATTAGACGAGGCGGACCACAGCGTTACGCGTTCTAA
- a CDS encoding energy transducer TonB: MKKFYSISIPKPCHENWNTMISEEKGRFCNSCSKTIIDFTQMDTMEIQDFIDQNKENNICGHFKQTQLDSINLHIPSHVLTQRQSFNHIFLWTLLIVMGTTLMNCTNKNGAKQKIDSIEIVDSISSKTINILEALPKTTKKDSLAKKSCSTISKEIKITDGLIITDTLGEPTILETPPPVIEPIIIPDIKIIEPVIMGDVVAEVPITIGFLTIESPPEFENTPKSLTIKEKRDYFSERISKIVTKNFDTSICPELTGKQKFFVQFRINEHGKVANIKARAPHPNLEKEAKRVINLLPQFTPAKQANKPTSIVYNLPIVFTVEE, from the coding sequence ATGAAAAAATTCTACTCCATTTCTATCCCTAAACCTTGCCATGAGAATTGGAACACCATGATTTCCGAAGAAAAAGGTCGATTTTGCAACTCTTGCTCTAAAACCATTATCGATTTTACTCAAATGGATACCATGGAAATTCAGGATTTTATTGATCAAAACAAAGAGAACAATATCTGCGGACATTTTAAACAAACACAACTAGATAGTATTAATCTACATATTCCATCACATGTTTTAACTCAACGACAAAGCTTTAACCACATATTTTTATGGACGCTACTCATTGTTATGGGAACCACTTTAATGAATTGCACCAATAAAAACGGTGCCAAACAAAAAATTGACAGTATTGAAATTGTAGACTCTATATCCAGTAAAACTATCAATATTTTAGAAGCGTTACCAAAAACAACTAAAAAAGATAGCCTCGCAAAAAAATCATGCAGTACTATTTCAAAAGAAATAAAAATTACAGATGGATTAATAATTACTGACACTCTTGGCGAGCCAACAATATTAGAAACTCCTCCACCGGTAATAGAACCGATAATTATTCCAGATATAAAAATAATAGAGCCTGTTATCATGGGGGATGTTGTAGCAGAAGTTCCAATCACAATCGGTTTTCTTACAATAGAATCTCCACCAGAATTCGAAAACACACCAAAAAGCCTCACAATTAAAGAAAAAAGAGACTATTTTTCTGAGCGTATCTCAAAAATAGTTACTAAAAATTTCGACACTTCAATTTGCCCAGAATTAACAGGTAAACAAAAATTTTTTGTTCAATTTAGAATAAACGAACACGGTAAGGTCGCTAACATTAAAGCAAGAGCACCTCATCCTAACTTAGAAAAAGAAGCAAAACGCGTTATCAACCTTTTACCACAATTTACCCCAGCAAAACAAGCAAATAAGCCCACAAGTATAGTTTACAACCTACCAATTGTTTTCACTGTAGAAGAATAA
- a CDS encoding DUF3109 family protein — MFQLGKTIISEEIVKKDFLCNLSACKGACCIDGDAGAPLEEDEIKIMEAIYPKVKPFLRQEGIDAIEAQGTYTTSEDGDLETPLINGADCAYVIFDEKNIALCAIEEAYNQGEIDWKKPVSCHLYPVRVQGYSEFSAVNYHKWQICDDACELGEELGVPVYKFVKEALIRKFGEDWYAELEKVAETL, encoded by the coding sequence ATGTTTCAACTAGGTAAAACAATTATTTCTGAAGAAATAGTAAAAAAAGATTTCTTGTGTAACCTTTCGGCGTGTAAGGGTGCTTGTTGTATCGATGGTGATGCTGGAGCTCCTTTAGAGGAAGACGAAATTAAAATCATGGAGGCAATCTACCCTAAAGTGAAACCTTTTTTGCGTCAGGAAGGTATTGATGCTATTGAAGCTCAAGGTACTTACACAACATCGGAAGATGGTGATCTGGAAACGCCATTAATTAATGGAGCTGATTGTGCTTATGTTATTTTCGATGAAAAAAACATAGCGCTTTGTGCTATTGAAGAAGCTTATAATCAAGGTGAGATTGATTGGAAAAAGCCAGTTTCTTGTCATTTATACCCAGTAAGAGTTCAAGGTTATTCTGAGTTTTCTGCTGTAAATTATCATAAATGGCAAATTTGTGACGATGCTTGTGAGCTTGGTGAAGAATTAGGTGTGCCGGTTTATAAATTTGTAAAAGAAGCTTTAATTAGGAAGTTTGGTGAAGATTGGTACGCGGAATTAGAAAAAGTAGCCGAAACTTTATAA
- a CDS encoding nucleoside deaminase: MIQPFDDTYFMKKALQEAEAAYKSGEIPVGAVIVIDNKIIARGHNLTETLNDVTAHAEMQAITAAANFLGGKYLQKCTLYVTLEPCQMCGGALYWSQISNIVYGARDMERGCINLNTKLHPKTTIKGGVLAEEASALMKQFFIERRNLN, from the coding sequence ATGATACAACCTTTTGATGATACATATTTTATGAAAAAAGCACTTCAGGAAGCTGAGGCTGCTTATAAAAGTGGTGAAATTCCTGTTGGAGCCGTTATTGTTATTGATAATAAAATTATTGCTCGCGGACATAATTTAACTGAGACTCTGAACGATGTTACAGCGCATGCGGAAATGCAGGCCATTACTGCAGCTGCAAATTTTTTAGGAGGTAAGTATTTACAGAAGTGTACTTTGTATGTTACGCTAGAGCCTTGCCAAATGTGTGGCGGTGCTTTGTATTGGAGTCAGATTTCTAATATTGTGTATGGTGCTCGAGATATGGAGCGTGGTTGTATTAACTTAAATACTAAGCTTCATCCCAAAACAACTATAAAAGGAGGCGTTTTAGCAGAAGAAGCTTCGGCGCTTATGAAGCAGTTTTTTATAGAAAGAAGAAACTTAAACTAA
- a CDS encoding MarC family protein encodes MQFNFKEIFTAFMVLFAVIDIIGNIPIVIDLRKKVGHIQSEKASIIAGVILIVFLFLGKSILNLIGIDVNSFAVAGAFILFFIALEMILGITLYKQEEEASMTTAVFPLAFPLIAGPGSLTTLLSLRAEFRTENIIVAVLMNVIIIFIVLKTSAKIESIIGQNGINIIRKIFGVILLAIAVKLFAHNIKALFEVI; translated from the coding sequence ATGCAATTTAATTTTAAAGAAATATTTACAGCCTTTATGGTATTATTCGCAGTAATCGATATTATAGGTAACATTCCTATTGTTATAGATTTACGCAAAAAAGTAGGACATATACAAAGCGAAAAAGCCTCTATAATTGCCGGGGTCATCCTTATTGTTTTTCTGTTTTTAGGAAAAAGTATTTTAAACCTTATTGGTATTGATGTAAACTCGTTTGCTGTTGCAGGTGCTTTTATCCTGTTTTTCATTGCTTTGGAAATGATACTTGGCATTACACTTTATAAACAAGAAGAAGAAGCTTCTATGACTACAGCAGTATTTCCTCTGGCATTTCCACTTATTGCAGGACCAGGTAGTTTAACCACTTTATTATCTCTAAGAGCAGAATTTAGAACAGAAAACATTATTGTTGCTGTTTTAATGAATGTTATCATTATTTTTATCGTTTTAAAAACATCTGCTAAAATAGAAAGTATAATTGGCCAAAACGGTATTAATATTATACGTAAAATATTTGGTGTTATTTTACTAGCCATTGCTGTAAAATTATTTGCACATAATATTAAAGCTCTATTTGAAGTAATATAA
- a CDS encoding FAD/NAD(P)-binding protein encodes MTNQRTLAIIGTGPRGGYALENLIQELIKANSLSNIHILLFEETGLFGNGQVYKMDQVSSNWININERILHLDNREAINIDKIKIPAFPSYHEWIDKDFNKITKAKADTYPPRAQVGEYLKQRFQTLANPLLTANIISLVKEKVTEVETASKIVLKTNSNTYKNIDEVLLTIGHQPTFTSKQIKEWEAFASGKSNINLFQSPYPIAQFLNCDNITHKSKIGVRGFGLAMIDVVRGIANKFGNFIITDENTKACSYKTDYKITDLFIPFSLDGLPPAPKPLNAEIDNWFKPTKKQISDFEDIIKNTSTQKKAESPLFLIQAITPIVAKIYQKLPQHYLPELPKKDIETITEKWLLDQTYQHPTIIPQQQPADQSMQNFVGMATGKKAISLDFCIGQVWRHCQPSIYEKLSFNSCSDKVFSEIIKLDESTKRYSYGPPVESIQQMLALHEASVMTLDFANNPEFELTNNGWKMLVNQKAKTADIMIDSVLDAPKINAVNSPIIKNMLTNDLIEAVHDELGVATDENAYIISNNSNNKPSIALLGRLAKGTVIGVDAILECFGTRAKNWAKKATENHVNWLKNY; translated from the coding sequence ATGACCAACCAAAGAACTTTAGCAATTATAGGCACCGGACCGAGAGGCGGGTATGCCTTAGAAAATTTAATTCAAGAACTTATAAAAGCAAATAGCTTATCAAACATACATATATTACTTTTTGAAGAAACAGGTCTTTTTGGTAATGGCCAAGTTTACAAAATGGACCAAGTATCGAGCAACTGGATAAACATAAATGAAAGAATTCTACATTTAGATAACCGTGAAGCCATTAATATTGATAAAATTAAAATACCTGCATTCCCTTCTTACCACGAATGGATAGACAAAGATTTTAATAAAATAACCAAAGCGAAAGCAGATACTTATCCGCCACGCGCACAGGTTGGCGAGTATTTAAAACAAAGGTTTCAAACATTAGCAAATCCGCTTTTAACAGCCAACATTATTTCATTAGTAAAAGAAAAAGTAACAGAAGTAGAAACAGCCTCTAAAATAGTTTTAAAAACAAACTCAAACACTTACAAAAACATAGACGAGGTATTATTAACCATTGGTCATCAACCCACATTTACATCAAAACAAATTAAGGAATGGGAAGCTTTTGCTTCAGGAAAATCTAATATTAATTTATTTCAATCACCTTACCCTATTGCTCAATTTTTAAATTGCGACAACATAACCCACAAAAGTAAAATAGGAGTTCGCGGATTTGGATTAGCTATGATTGATGTTGTTAGAGGTATCGCTAATAAATTTGGAAATTTCATTATAACAGATGAAAACACCAAAGCATGCAGTTACAAAACAGATTATAAAATCACTGACTTATTTATTCCCTTTTCTTTAGACGGTTTACCTCCTGCTCCAAAACCGTTAAATGCAGAAATAGACAACTGGTTTAAACCTACTAAAAAACAGATTTCAGATTTTGAAGACATTATAAAAAATACATCAACTCAAAAAAAAGCAGAAAGCCCTTTATTTTTAATTCAAGCCATTACACCTATTGTTGCTAAAATATATCAAAAACTCCCACAGCATTATCTTCCTGAATTACCGAAGAAAGACATTGAAACTATTACAGAAAAATGGTTATTAGATCAAACATATCAGCACCCAACTATTATTCCTCAGCAACAACCCGCAGACCAAAGTATGCAGAATTTTGTTGGCATGGCAACTGGCAAAAAAGCAATTAGTTTAGATTTTTGCATTGGTCAGGTTTGGAGACATTGCCAACCCTCTATTTATGAGAAACTCTCTTTTAATTCATGTTCTGATAAAGTGTTTTCTGAAATTATTAAATTAGATGAAAGCACTAAACGTTACTCTTACGGACCGCCAGTAGAAAGTATTCAACAAATGCTTGCTTTACACGAAGCTAGCGTGATGACTTTAGACTTCGCAAACAATCCAGAATTCGAGTTAACAAATAACGGCTGGAAAATGCTTGTAAACCAAAAAGCAAAAACTGCAGATATTATGATTGACTCGGTTCTCGATGCTCCAAAAATAAACGCAGTGAACTCACCTATTATAAAAAACATGCTTACTAACGATTTAATTGAAGCCGTGCATGATGAGCTAGGTGTTGCCACTGATGAGAATGCTTATATAATTTCGAATAACTCCAACAATAAACCATCGATAGCATTACTTGGAAGACTAGCTAAAGGCACCGTTATTGGAGTAGACGCCATTTTAGAATGCTTTGGAACACGAGCAAAAAATTGGGCAAAAAAAGCAACAGAAAATCATGTAAATTGGCTAAAAAACTATTAA
- the dxs gene encoding 1-deoxy-D-xylulose-5-phosphate synthase, producing the protein MYFCDVKSKLLNHINSPKELRLLNQKDLPQLARELREFIIDIVATKEGHLGASLGVVELTIALHYVFNTPEDQLIWDVGHQAYGHKILTERRENFHTNRQLNGISGFPKRSESVYDTFGVGHASTSISAALGMAIASKLKGDLKKQHIAVIGDASIAGGMAFEGLNHAGVTDANLLVILNDNAIGIDPSVGALKQYLTNVKKGTQKQDNIFEALNFNYSGPIDGHNLPALIEELERLKTVKGPKFLHVITTKGKGLKQAEEDQVKYHAPGKFNAKTGDLNIKTPIVESPKYQDVFGHTIVELAKTNKSIVGITPAMPTGSSLKHMMNEMPDRAFDVGIAEQHAVTLAAGMATQGLVVFCNIYSTFLQRAYDQIIHDVAIQKLPVIFCLDRSGLVGEDGATHHGVFDLSYLRCIPDLIIFAPRNEIELRNIMYTAQLGLESPIAIRYPRGRGVTVDWKQPFSKIEIGKATELKKGKNLAILSIGSISKSVSKAIENLNVSHFDMRFVKPLDAKLLHSIFKNNITIITVEDHAITGGFGSAILEFAAQHNYKNTIKTLGIPDQFMDHGKVDELFKLINLDVDGLKECFIQFA; encoded by the coding sequence ATGTACTTTTGCGACGTGAAAAGCAAACTTTTAAACCACATAAACTCCCCCAAAGAACTTCGTCTTTTAAACCAAAAAGACTTACCTCAACTTGCACGAGAATTACGTGAGTTTATTATTGATATTGTTGCAACCAAAGAAGGACATCTAGGTGCCAGCTTAGGCGTAGTTGAATTGACTATTGCATTACACTATGTTTTTAACACACCAGAGGATCAACTTATTTGGGATGTTGGCCACCAAGCATATGGTCATAAAATATTAACCGAACGTCGTGAAAATTTCCATACCAACAGACAATTAAACGGCATTAGCGGCTTCCCAAAACGCAGCGAAAGTGTTTACGACACTTTTGGAGTTGGGCATGCTTCTACATCTATTTCGGCCGCTTTAGGCATGGCAATTGCCTCAAAACTAAAAGGTGATTTAAAAAAACAACATATTGCCGTAATTGGTGATGCTAGTATTGCTGGCGGTATGGCATTCGAAGGATTAAATCATGCTGGAGTTACCGATGCTAACTTACTAGTTATTTTAAATGATAATGCTATTGGAATCGACCCAAGCGTAGGCGCCCTAAAGCAATACTTAACCAACGTTAAAAAAGGCACACAAAAGCAAGACAACATTTTTGAGGCTTTAAACTTCAACTATTCCGGACCTATAGACGGACACAATTTACCCGCTTTAATTGAAGAATTAGAACGTTTAAAAACTGTTAAAGGCCCTAAGTTTTTACACGTAATAACAACTAAGGGCAAAGGCTTAAAGCAAGCCGAAGAAGACCAAGTAAAATACCACGCACCAGGAAAATTTAATGCCAAAACCGGTGATTTAAATATTAAAACACCCATTGTTGAATCCCCAAAATATCAAGATGTTTTTGGGCACACTATTGTAGAATTAGCTAAAACAAACAAAAGCATAGTAGGTATTACACCTGCCATGCCAACGGGAAGTTCTTTAAAACACATGATGAACGAAATGCCCGACCGTGCTTTCGATGTTGGTATTGCCGAGCAGCATGCCGTTACCTTAGCCGCAGGTATGGCAACACAAGGCTTAGTAGTATTTTGTAATATTTACTCAACGTTTTTACAACGCGCTTACGATCAAATAATTCATGATGTAGCCATACAGAAACTCCCTGTTATTTTTTGCTTAGATCGCTCTGGTTTGGTTGGTGAAGATGGTGCTACGCATCATGGTGTTTTCGATTTATCGTACTTAAGATGCATTCCGGATTTAATAATTTTTGCACCAAGAAATGAAATCGAATTACGCAATATCATGTACACCGCGCAATTAGGTTTAGAATCCCCTATTGCTATAAGGTATCCACGCGGGCGAGGTGTAACTGTAGATTGGAAACAACCCTTTTCTAAAATTGAAATCGGCAAGGCTACTGAATTAAAGAAAGGAAAAAACCTAGCTATTTTAAGTATTGGTAGTATATCGAAAAGCGTAAGTAAAGCTATTGAAAATCTCAATGTTTCTCATTTTGACATGCGTTTTGTAAAACCTTTAGATGCTAAACTATTACATAGCATTTTTAAAAATAACATCACTATTATTACCGTTGAAGATCACGCAATTACCGGCGGTTTCGGGTCGGCTATTTTAGAGTTTGCAGCGCAACACAATTACAAAAACACCATTAAAACCTTAGGCATTCCTGACCAATTTATGGATCATGGCAAAGTTGATGAGTTATTCAAATTAATCAACTTAGATGTTGATGGCTTAAAGGAGTGCTTCATTCAATTTGCTTAA
- a CDS encoding saccharopine dehydrogenase family protein: MSKVETTFYLQSTTKQNYSTKLKMRKILIIGSGKSTSYLLKYLLDKSEEENIFITIGDLNVEHAQKLTNGHKNAKVIKLDVFDESSRKTAIQNADIVISMLPARFHIEVAKDCVFCGKHMITASYISPEMQNLNQKAIKKGVILMNEIGVDPGIDHMSAMQVIDKIRDDGGEIILFESFTGGLVAPESDNNLWNYKFTWNPRNVVTAGQGGAAKFLQEGTYKYIPYNRLFRRTEFLDIENFGRFEVYANRDSLKYQTIYGLQNIKTLYRGTMRRVGFSKAWHIFVTLGMTDDSYTIDDSENMSYRDFVNAFLPYSPTDSVELKLRYQLKIDQDDIVWNKLIELDIFNPNKKVHLKKATPAQILQKILMDSWTLSQEDKDMIVMYHKFGYEKAGKQYQIDSNMVTIGQDQTYTAMAKTVGLPVAIATLAILNKAITTPGVQLPINKEVYTPILKELQNFGITFKEKQVPYLGYNPLNH; this comes from the coding sequence ATTAGTAAAGTCGAAACCACCTTTTACCTACAATCGACTACCAAACAAAACTACTCAACTAAACTCAAAATGCGAAAAATTTTAATCATTGGTTCAGGAAAATCTACTTCTTATCTTCTAAAATATTTATTAGATAAATCTGAAGAAGAAAACATATTTATCACCATAGGCGATTTAAATGTTGAACACGCCCAAAAATTAACAAACGGCCATAAAAATGCAAAAGTTATAAAGCTCGATGTTTTTGATGAAAGCTCAAGAAAAACAGCCATTCAAAATGCCGACATTGTAATATCTATGCTTCCGGCGCGCTTTCATATTGAAGTCGCCAAAGACTGCGTTTTCTGTGGCAAGCATATGATAACAGCATCTTACATAAGCCCAGAAATGCAAAACCTAAACCAAAAAGCCATAAAAAAAGGTGTAATTTTAATGAATGAAATTGGTGTAGACCCTGGCATAGACCACATGAGCGCCATGCAAGTTATAGACAAAATTAGAGACGATGGTGGAGAAATAATACTTTTTGAATCTTTTACTGGCGGACTTGTAGCACCAGAAAGTGATAATAATTTATGGAATTACAAATTCACCTGGAACCCAAGAAATGTAGTAACAGCAGGCCAAGGTGGTGCCGCAAAGTTTTTACAAGAAGGTACATATAAATACATTCCTTATAATCGATTATTTAGAAGAACTGAATTTTTAGATATTGAAAATTTTGGCCGCTTTGAAGTTTATGCCAACCGAGACTCTTTAAAATACCAAACCATTTATGGACTTCAAAACATAAAAACACTTTACCGAGGCACCATGCGCCGTGTTGGATTTAGCAAAGCATGGCACATATTTGTAACGTTAGGCATGACTGATGATAGCTACACCATAGATGACAGTGAAAATATGAGCTATCGCGATTTTGTAAATGCCTTTTTACCATACAGTCCAACAGATTCCGTAGAACTTAAACTGCGTTATCAACTTAAAATTGATCAAGATGATATTGTTTGGAACAAACTTATTGAACTCGATATTTTTAACCCAAACAAGAAGGTTCACCTAAAAAAAGCAACGCCTGCACAAATACTTCAAAAAATACTTATGGACAGCTGGACCTTATCTCAAGAGGATAAAGACATGATTGTTATGTATCATAAATTTGGTTACGAAAAGGCAGGAAAACAATATCAAATAGACTCCAACATGGTAACTATTGGCCAAGACCAAACCTATACAGCCATGGCAAAAACAGTTGGATTACCTGTTGCTATTGCCACACTTGCTATTTTGAATAAAGCTATTACAACACCTGGAGTACAACTGCCAATTAACAAAGAAGTTTACACGCCTATTTTAAAAGAGTTACAAAATTTCGGAATTACCTTTAAAGAAAAACAAGTACCATATTTAGGCTACAATCCTTTAAACCATTAA
- a CDS encoding FAD-dependent oxidoreductase: protein MYDALIIGGGAAGLSCALVLGSAQNKTFAQDKQIAIITHQKTSHLQTALFNNVLGLAPGTTGESILDEGKSQLASLYPHVEQIDHEKVLKILKQTNGFEIITNKSTYKSKIVVIAVGYTSLINIEGLEQYIEPHPRAALEKDRIWLKNTDHLIEENLYVAGTLAGWRSQFAIASGSGAHVATDILTLWNGGKHVKVHDKKI from the coding sequence ATGTACGATGCTTTAATTATTGGCGGTGGTGCAGCAGGCTTATCTTGTGCTTTAGTTTTGGGTTCCGCCCAAAACAAGACCTTTGCGCAGGATAAACAAATTGCAATTATCACCCACCAAAAAACATCGCACCTACAAACCGCATTGTTTAATAATGTTTTAGGTTTAGCACCTGGCACTACTGGAGAATCTATTTTAGATGAAGGAAAAAGCCAACTCGCTTCCCTCTACCCACATGTTGAGCAAATAGATCATGAAAAGGTTTTAAAAATTTTAAAACAAACCAATGGCTTTGAGATTATTACTAATAAAAGCACCTATAAATCTAAAATTGTAGTTATTGCAGTTGGTTACACCAGTTTAATAAATATAGAAGGTTTAGAACAATACATTGAACCACACCCAAGAGCAGCCTTAGAAAAAGATAGAATTTGGTTAAAAAACACAGACCATTTAATTGAAGAAAATTTATATGTTGCCGGTACTTTAGCAGGATGGCGTAGTCAATTTGCTATCGCTTCCGGAAGTGGCGCACATGTAGCTACAGATATTTTAACACTTTGGAATGGAGGTAAACATGTAAAAGTGCATGATAAAAAGATATAA